The Vescimonas coprocola genome includes a window with the following:
- a CDS encoding sigma-54 interaction domain-containing protein, with amino-acid sequence MRYHDERLRWLQENFSYIDSVTMIDATGKITVKERYNPRYSDAENAADNEWCLNRNLLEVFPSLSHSDSTLLQALQKGELLYRENQCTINHSGKKSVTSNVTFPIISRGKIIGAVELSRDVTHYEGERTAPAARPTPKRRSGTEAKWTLEDIVTQNSKMLEIKRTIAKVADSRSSVLVYGETGTGKELIVSALHNAGSRKDQPFVAVNCAALPESILEGLLFGSQKGAFTGAENKKGMFAEANGGTIYLDEINSMPLLLQAKLLRVLQEKSVTPLGASKPIPLDVRIIASTNRPISEVVASGQMREDILYRLNTISIQIPPLRRRLDDIPLLAAAFVEKYSAEMGKQVAGVAPEVTAFLMNRSWRGNVRELEHVIESAMNVVEDGQTVELEHLPIYLSEVDELEEDTPEHSPREAVSLNEALAAYEKKLILAAMKASNWKIVDAAARLRIPRTSLQYKLEKYDIKRR; translated from the coding sequence TACAATCCCCGATATAGCGATGCGGAGAATGCTGCGGATAACGAGTGGTGTCTCAACCGCAACCTGCTGGAGGTGTTTCCGTCCCTGAGCCACAGCGACAGCACCTTATTGCAGGCCCTGCAGAAGGGCGAGTTGCTGTACCGGGAGAATCAGTGTACCATCAACCACTCCGGCAAGAAATCCGTGACCAGCAACGTGACCTTTCCTATCATCAGCCGGGGAAAGATCATTGGGGCCGTGGAGCTGTCACGGGATGTGACCCACTATGAGGGGGAGCGGACGGCTCCGGCGGCCCGGCCGACGCCCAAGCGCCGCTCCGGCACCGAGGCCAAGTGGACGCTGGAGGATATCGTCACCCAGAACAGCAAGATGCTGGAGATCAAGCGCACCATTGCCAAGGTGGCGGACAGCCGCTCCTCGGTGCTGGTGTACGGCGAGACGGGCACGGGAAAGGAACTCATCGTCTCGGCGCTGCACAATGCCGGCAGCCGCAAGGATCAGCCCTTTGTGGCGGTGAACTGTGCCGCCCTGCCGGAGAGTATTCTGGAGGGACTGCTGTTCGGTTCCCAGAAGGGGGCATTTACCGGGGCGGAGAACAAAAAGGGGATGTTTGCCGAGGCCAACGGCGGCACCATCTATCTCGATGAGATCAACTCCATGCCGTTGCTGCTTCAGGCGAAGCTGCTGCGGGTGCTGCAGGAGAAATCGGTGACACCGTTGGGAGCCTCCAAGCCGATCCCGCTGGATGTACGCATCATCGCATCCACCAACCGGCCGATCAGCGAGGTGGTGGCCAGCGGCCAGATGCGGGAGGATATTCTGTACCGGCTCAATACCATCAGCATCCAGATCCCGCCCTTGCGGCGGAGACTGGACGATATCCCCCTTCTGGCGGCGGCATTTGTGGAGAAATACAGCGCCGAAATGGGCAAACAGGTAGCGGGCGTGGCGCCGGAGGTGACAGCCTTCCTCATGAACCGCAGCTGGCGAGGCAATGTCCGGGAGCTGGAGCACGTCATCGAATCTGCCATGAATGTGGTGGAGGACGGCCAGACGGTGGAGCTGGAGCATCTGCCGATCTACCTCAGCGAGGTGGATGAGCTGGAGGAGGATACCCCGGAGCATAGCCCACGGGAGGCGGTGTCCCTCAACGAGGCATTGGCAGCCTACGAGAAGAAGCTGATTTTAGCGGCCATGAAGGCCAGCAACTGGAAGATCGTGGACGCAGCGGCCCGGCTGCGGATCCCACGCACCAGCCTGCAGTATAAGCTGGAAAAATACGATATCAAGCGACGGTAA
- a CDS encoding Na+/H+ antiporter NhaC family protein: protein MTEEIVSYGVLSLIPAILAVVLAFWTKNVIISLMASLFVGCLITAGWNPWNAMQVMFSDHLFVDMTGSSNAQTIIMMSFVGGFVALIEATGGAKAFAAAIANKVHRRSTAQTTAWLGGLAIFFSDSGNSLILGPIFRPIFDRLRISRAKLAYILDSTSSPVCILVPITGWGVYIMGIIATEFENLGIQTSDASAFVQAIPYQFYALLALVLVPLIALSKRDFGPMAKFETYVLENGPTAAELEADKSIVQSENANKATAWEMIIPLLVMFVTIFVMFIGWGFPGQNIPGSKIRIALTSGYMLATIVLAIMVIVKKIMTFTEVVDTWVSGIKKMAGILAIIIAAWGVGSVCTALGTSQFVVDCTIGFLSPALVPALLFIIGAVISFATGTSWGTMAILLPLGINMAYGFGVSEAITIAAVLSGSLFGDHCAPISDTTVMSSMAGGCNHIDHVRTQIPYALLAAVASFIAYLIVGVTQMAAGIALPVALAILVVLFLLATKLFGKKIV, encoded by the coding sequence ATGACCGAAGAAATCGTATCCTATGGCGTATTGTCACTGATCCCGGCAATACTGGCGGTCGTCCTCGCATTCTGGACAAAGAACGTCATCATTTCTCTGATGGCCAGCCTGTTTGTAGGCTGTCTCATCACTGCTGGCTGGAACCCCTGGAATGCCATGCAGGTCATGTTCAGCGATCACCTGTTTGTGGACATGACCGGCTCATCCAACGCACAGACCATCATCATGATGTCCTTTGTGGGTGGCTTCGTGGCACTCATCGAGGCCACGGGAGGAGCCAAAGCCTTTGCGGCGGCCATAGCCAACAAGGTCCACCGCCGCAGCACGGCCCAGACCACGGCTTGGCTGGGCGGACTGGCGATCTTCTTCTCCGACTCCGGCAACAGCCTGATCCTGGGGCCCATCTTCCGCCCCATCTTCGACCGGCTGCGGATTTCCCGTGCCAAGCTGGCCTACATTCTGGACTCCACCTCCTCCCCGGTGTGCATCCTGGTCCCCATTACCGGCTGGGGCGTGTACATCATGGGCATCATCGCCACGGAGTTTGAAAATCTGGGCATCCAGACCAGCGATGCCAGTGCCTTTGTACAGGCCATCCCCTACCAGTTCTATGCGCTGCTGGCGCTGGTGCTGGTCCCCCTCATCGCACTGAGTAAGCGGGACTTCGGCCCCATGGCCAAATTCGAGACCTACGTACTGGAGAATGGTCCCACCGCCGCTGAGCTGGAGGCCGACAAGTCCATCGTCCAGTCCGAGAACGCCAACAAGGCCACGGCGTGGGAGATGATCATCCCCCTGCTGGTGATGTTCGTCACCATTTTCGTCATGTTCATCGGCTGGGGCTTCCCCGGCCAGAATATCCCCGGCTCCAAGATCCGTATTGCACTGACCTCTGGCTATATGCTGGCGACCATCGTGCTTGCCATCATGGTCATCGTCAAGAAGATCATGACCTTCACTGAGGTGGTGGATACGTGGGTCAGCGGCATCAAGAAGATGGCCGGTATTCTGGCGATCATCATCGCCGCTTGGGGCGTTGGCTCCGTCTGCACGGCGCTGGGCACCTCCCAGTTCGTGGTGGACTGCACCATCGGCTTCCTGTCCCCGGCGTTGGTTCCCGCTCTGCTGTTTATCATCGGTGCTGTCATCTCCTTTGCCACCGGCACCAGCTGGGGCACCATGGCTATCCTGCTGCCGCTGGGCATCAATATGGCCTACGGTTTCGGTGTGTCTGAGGCCATCACCATTGCCGCCGTGCTCTCCGGCTCCCTGTTTGGCGATCACTGCGCCCCCATCTCCGATACCACCGTCATGTCCTCTATGGCCGGCGGCTGCAACCATATTGACCACGTCCGCACCCAGATCCCCTATGCTCTGCTGGCGGCGGTGGCCAGCTTCATCGCCTATCTCATCGTGGGTGTGACCCAGATGGCAGCGGGCATCGCCCTGCCGGTGGCGCTGGCGATTCTGGTGGTGCTGTTCCTGCTGGCTACCAAGCTGTTCGGCAAGAAAATTGTGTAA
- the argH gene encoding argininosuccinate lyase: MDYCKPYAGRDTVILDRHAADTIAEDIRAFDSQLENHFAHVIMLAEQKIITRQDAAAILKALLKLREMGPDKIPFRPGLTDLYSNVEEWLIDELGIQVGGRVHTGRSRNDMNSTIERMHARRTILDLCEAITLLLKTLLVMAQEHKETVIPAYTHHSQQAQPITLGHFYTSCFQMFSRDMERLLESYARVNLSTMGGAAVATTSFPVNRERVAELLGFDGFLENSMDATAALDFAYEPACAMAIFANNMGRMTESLLLWNINEVGISRLAAPYCSYSTIMPQKRNPVALETLRYSGEWTYGALMSMLAAMKAYPQGNGREPGFVVSLYYEIVQRMIDSAYLLEGIVRTLEVDKAHALQVTADGFSTVTDLADAMVQHHDLSFSAAKKITGRVVTMAQQEKVSIHAIDSAFVARAAQEALGMELHMAEQEIHHALDPVENVTRRQVIGGPSPARVQEMIDKGHGAVERFEADWRSKRAYLDEKREALYAMAGKLAEEA; this comes from the coding sequence ATGGATTATTGCAAGCCCTATGCTGGGCGGGACACCGTGATTCTGGACCGCCATGCAGCAGATACCATTGCCGAGGATATCCGTGCCTTTGATAGTCAGCTGGAAAACCACTTCGCCCATGTCATCATGCTGGCGGAGCAGAAGATCATCACCCGGCAAGATGCAGCGGCGATCTTGAAGGCCCTGCTGAAGCTGAGGGAAATGGGGCCGGACAAGATCCCCTTCCGTCCCGGTCTGACGGATCTTTACTCCAATGTGGAGGAGTGGCTCATCGACGAGCTGGGGATTCAGGTAGGCGGGCGGGTCCACACGGGCCGTTCCCGCAACGACATGAATTCCACCATTGAGCGGATGCATGCCCGGCGCACCATTCTGGACCTGTGCGAGGCGATAACGCTGCTGCTGAAGACGCTGCTGGTGATGGCGCAGGAGCACAAGGAGACAGTGATCCCTGCCTACACCCACCACTCCCAGCAGGCGCAGCCCATTACGCTGGGCCACTTCTACACCAGCTGCTTCCAGATGTTCTCCCGTGATATGGAGCGCCTGCTGGAGAGCTATGCCCGTGTGAACCTGAGTACCATGGGCGGTGCTGCCGTGGCCACCACCAGCTTCCCGGTGAACCGGGAGCGTGTGGCGGAGCTGCTGGGCTTTGACGGATTTCTGGAAAATTCCATGGATGCCACCGCTGCGCTGGACTTTGCCTATGAGCCGGCCTGCGCCATGGCCATCTTTGCCAACAACATGGGCCGTATGACCGAGAGTCTGCTGCTGTGGAACATCAATGAGGTGGGTATCTCCCGGCTGGCTGCTCCCTACTGCTCGTACAGCACCATTATGCCGCAAAAGCGCAACCCCGTGGCGCTGGAGACGCTGCGCTATTCCGGAGAGTGGACCTACGGGGCCCTGATGTCCATGCTGGCGGCCATGAAGGCCTATCCGCAGGGCAACGGCCGGGAGCCGGGCTTTGTGGTGAGCCTGTACTACGAAATCGTGCAGCGGATGATCGACAGCGCCTATCTGCTGGAGGGAATCGTCCGCACGCTGGAGGTGGACAAGGCCCACGCCCTGCAGGTCACGGCGGATGGCTTCTCCACTGTGACCGATCTGGCGGATGCCATGGTGCAGCACCACGATCTCTCCTTCTCGGCGGCCAAGAAGATCACCGGTCGGGTGGTCACGATGGCCCAGCAGGAAAAGGTGTCCATCCACGCCATCGACAGTGCCTTTGTGGCCCGTGCGGCGCAGGAGGCACTGGGGATGGAGCTGCATATGGCGGAGCAGGAAATTCACCATGCGCTGGACCCCGTGGAGAACGTGACCCGCCGTCAGGTCATCGGAGGCCCCAGTCCCGCCCGTGTACAGGAGATGATCGACAAGGGCCATGGAGCCGTGGAGCGCTTCGAGGCGGATTGGCGCAGCAAGCGGGCCTATCTGGACGAGAAACGGGAGGCCCTCTACGCCATGGCCGGAAAACTGGCGGAGGAGGCGTAG
- a CDS encoding MmgE/PrpD family protein: MELQRMIARFVAEPAPFTQQALYLARRSILDTMGAMIAGSETAAVRQALTVTEGGGCTVPGRSEKLCGRDAAFVNGISGHELELDDTSSSNLGHPTVAVLPALLAIGEETGCSGRLLLEGFLIATEVTCKLGRICAKRLHAKGWHCSSVTAGIGAAAGCAYLLGLSQEQTSHALGIAASMASGLRENFGTQTKSIHIGKCAEDGYRAARLAQAGFTSSTVALEGKEGFLYEYADLREEGDEFHRIMASMGHDWDICAPGFTLKRWPSCSSTHRPVDGIMELIRINQLSAAEIESIRAGLGISALRELVTPNPADGEEAKFSVGFQIGLYLTGRANAPENYNRETIRLPEVQNIIRRTELYHEPQYDNLPSDAGVGPAFVTIRCKDGRTFIKERAFPVGHLSDPIPDEELRKKFFICTAAKLTPERARALADAIMALELLENIRTLMAMTH, encoded by the coding sequence ATGGAGCTGCAGCGGATGATCGCCCGCTTTGTGGCGGAACCGGCGCCTTTTACGCAGCAGGCACTTTATCTGGCCCGCCGGTCCATTCTGGACACCATGGGGGCCATGATCGCCGGCAGCGAGACGGCGGCGGTGCGGCAGGCCCTCACCGTGACGGAGGGCGGCGGCTGCACGGTGCCGGGCCGCAGTGAAAAATTATGCGGCCGGGATGCCGCCTTTGTCAACGGAATCTCCGGCCATGAGCTGGAGCTGGATGACACGTCCTCCTCCAATTTGGGACACCCCACCGTGGCGGTGCTGCCGGCACTGCTGGCGATAGGCGAAGAGACCGGCTGTTCCGGGCGGCTGCTGCTGGAGGGCTTCCTCATTGCCACAGAGGTGACGTGCAAGCTGGGGCGTATCTGCGCCAAACGGCTCCACGCCAAGGGCTGGCATTGCAGCAGTGTTACCGCAGGGATAGGCGCTGCCGCAGGCTGTGCGTATCTGCTGGGTCTGAGCCAAGAGCAGACCAGCCATGCGCTGGGCATTGCCGCATCCATGGCCTCCGGCCTGCGGGAAAATTTCGGCACCCAGACCAAATCCATCCACATCGGCAAGTGCGCCGAGGACGGTTATCGAGCCGCCCGACTGGCACAGGCCGGTTTTACCTCCTCCACAGTGGCGCTGGAGGGGAAGGAGGGCTTCCTCTACGAGTACGCAGACCTGCGGGAGGAAGGGGACGAGTTCCATCGCATCATGGCCTCTATGGGCCACGACTGGGACATCTGTGCGCCGGGGTTCACTCTGAAGCGCTGGCCCTCCTGCTCCAGCACCCACCGGCCGGTGGACGGCATCATGGAACTGATCCGGATAAATCAGCTGTCGGCGGCGGAGATCGAGAGCATCCGGGCCGGACTGGGCATCTCCGCTCTACGGGAGCTGGTGACGCCGAACCCGGCGGACGGCGAGGAGGCCAAGTTCAGCGTGGGATTTCAGATCGGCCTGTATCTCACGGGCCGGGCCAATGCACCGGAGAATTATAACCGGGAGACTATCCGGCTGCCGGAGGTGCAGAACATCATCCGCCGCACGGAGCTGTACCACGAACCGCAGTATGACAATCTGCCCAGCGATGCCGGTGTGGGTCCGGCCTTCGTTACCATCCGCTGTAAGGATGGCCGCACCTTTATCAAGGAGCGGGCCTTCCCGGTGGGGCATCTCAGCGACCCAATTCCGGACGAGGAGCTGCGGAAAAAATTCTTCATCTGCACGGCGGCAAAGCTGACGCCGGAACGGGCCAGGGCTCTGGCCGATGCCATCATGGCTCTGGAACTGCTGGAGAACATCCGCACACTCATGGCCATGACCCACTGA
- a CDS encoding 3'-5' exonuclease encodes MEEFSYIVLDLEWNQPMSGQETITRPFRFDSEIIEIGALKLNSRFEEMSEFKSFVRPVFYPSMNGHVVQLTKIRPQELEKAPDFPAAYAAFRDWCGEDCCLCTWGPDDLPVLMDNLLMHGLDAALPDGYDLQRIFGHEIMRDDRQCSLERAMELLRLKPDRAHDALNDARNTVRVCGSMDLERCMEEYCLRYIDYGPDRLAGRVGGLPYPDLPAAQADPQLTVLTCPYCGQPLTLGEWTRKDGNTTLAYARCNEGDEYLAVCRYGRTPEGIRMGRMVYEMSDDLWDVYQRCVERQV; translated from the coding sequence ATGGAGGAATTTTCCTATATCGTGCTGGATCTGGAGTGGAACCAGCCCATGTCAGGGCAGGAGACCATCACCCGGCCCTTCCGCTTCGACTCAGAGATCATCGAGATCGGGGCGCTGAAGCTGAACAGCCGATTTGAAGAGATGTCGGAGTTCAAGAGCTTTGTGCGGCCGGTGTTCTATCCGTCCATGAACGGCCATGTGGTGCAGCTCACCAAGATACGGCCCCAGGAGCTGGAGAAGGCCCCCGACTTCCCGGCGGCCTATGCCGCCTTCCGGGATTGGTGCGGCGAGGACTGCTGTCTGTGTACCTGGGGGCCGGATGATCTGCCGGTGCTGATGGACAACCTCCTGATGCACGGACTGGATGCCGCCCTCCCGGATGGCTATGACCTCCAGCGCATCTTCGGCCATGAGATCATGCGGGATGACCGCCAATGCTCACTGGAGCGGGCCATGGAGCTGCTGCGGCTGAAGCCGGATCGGGCTCACGACGCCCTCAACGATGCCCGCAACACCGTCCGGGTCTGCGGCAGCATGGATCTGGAGCGCTGCATGGAGGAGTACTGCCTGCGCTACATCGACTACGGCCCAGACCGGCTGGCGGGCCGGGTAGGCGGTCTGCCGTACCCGGATCTGCCTGCGGCACAAGCGGATCCGCAGCTGACGGTTCTGACCTGCCCCTACTGCGGCCAGCCCCTGACCTTGGGGGAGTGGACCCGGAAGGATGGCAATACCACGCTGGCCTATGCCCGCTGCAACGAGGGGGACGAGTATTTGGCCGTGTGCCGCTATGGCCGCACGCCGGAGGGCATCCGCATGGGGCGCATGGTCTACGAAATGAGCGACGACCTGTGGGATGTGTACCAGCGCTGTGTGGAGCGGCAGGTATAA
- a CDS encoding 4Fe-4S double cluster binding domain-containing protein gives MDRQTLAQEITQYLTEQGAVRVGFADLHGVTGASLPYGITALVALPREIVGPLADQPHRAYYDAYQAINVRLDAMAEGCAALLRAYGYQATANTEEHLPTGAEDRSPLPHKAVACRAGLGWIGKNNLLTTPDFGGAVRLCTVVTDAPLPTAEPILSSRCGSCRVCVDACPSSALYGTLWHTGLDRDDLFDHLLCERTAKERTGRSFGIPIAICGKCFAVCPYTQRYLKSE, from the coding sequence ATGGATCGACAGACATTGGCGCAGGAGATCACCCAATATTTGACGGAGCAGGGCGCTGTGCGGGTGGGCTTTGCCGACCTCCACGGCGTGACGGGGGCATCGCTTCCCTACGGCATCACGGCGCTGGTGGCGCTGCCCCGTGAGATCGTAGGGCCGCTGGCAGATCAGCCCCACCGAGCCTACTACGATGCCTATCAGGCCATCAATGTACGGCTGGACGCTATGGCGGAGGGCTGTGCCGCCCTGCTGCGGGCCTATGGCTATCAGGCCACGGCCAACACAGAGGAGCATCTGCCCACCGGCGCTGAGGATCGCTCTCCTCTGCCCCACAAGGCGGTGGCCTGCCGGGCCGGGCTGGGCTGGATCGGAAAAAATAACCTCCTGACCACCCCCGACTTCGGTGGAGCCGTGCGGCTGTGTACCGTGGTGACGGATGCCCCGCTGCCTACGGCGGAGCCCATTCTCTCCAGCCGTTGCGGCAGCTGCCGGGTGTGCGTGGATGCCTGTCCCTCCTCCGCTCTGTACGGCACCTTATGGCACACGGGATTGGATCGGGACGACCTGTTCGACCACCTGCTGTGTGAGCGCACCGCCAAGGAGCGAACGGGACGCTCTTTTGGTATCCCCATTGCCATCTGCGGCAAATGCTTCGCCGTGTGTCCCTACACCCAGCGATATCTGAAAAGCGAATGA